A section of the Alkalihalobacillus sp. LMS39 genome encodes:
- a CDS encoding stage V sporulation protein D produces the protein MRVSNVTVRKRLVLVLGFGLLIFFIIAVRLGYVQFALGDWLTDRAEDSWSRDIPFEAMRGEILDRNDVVLATNVSAPSILVVPRQVKNPSDTAEQLAAALNMDHKKAYELVTKQESIVRINPEGRKISKEKANEVRKLGLNGVYIAEDSKRHYPFGSYLSHVLGFAGIDNQGLTGLELYYDENLSGEKGRVSFFSDAKGKRLPDLADEYTPPIDGLDLRLTIDSRIQTIIERELDIAEATYNPDGAIAIAMDPNTGEILAMSSRPDYDPENFREVPPEIYNQNKPVWMQYEPGSTFKIITLAAALEENEVNLEKDTFNDPGHIEVAGRKLRCWKKGGHGHQTFLEVVQNSCNPGFVELGERLGTDRLFDYIESFGFGKKTGIDLQGEGTGILFNRDNVGPLELATTAFGQGVAVTPLQQVTAVSAAINGGYLYQPFLAKEWVDKDTGEVYSSQTPIVKRRVISEDTSNQIRHALESVVALGTGKGAYVDGYRVGGKTGTAQKAKDGRYLENNHIVSFIGFAPADDPQLVIYVAIDNPKDTLQFGGIVAAPIVGKMMEDSLRAIGVEKRKDQIEKELAWNDEPLIEVPDLVGLTVNEINQAYYELRLDTSGEGPEVLAQSPEPGMKVNTGSTIRLYMGDKKETND, from the coding sequence GTGCGAGTGTCAAATGTCACTGTACGAAAACGGTTAGTGTTAGTGTTAGGATTTGGTTTGCTTATCTTTTTTATAATTGCGGTACGACTAGGATATGTTCAATTTGCTTTAGGTGATTGGCTCACAGATAGAGCGGAGGACTCTTGGAGTCGAGATATCCCGTTTGAAGCGATGAGGGGAGAAATTCTAGACAGAAATGATGTAGTGTTAGCGACAAATGTTAGCGCGCCTTCCATACTTGTTGTTCCAAGACAAGTAAAAAATCCAAGTGACACGGCGGAACAATTAGCAGCTGCACTAAATATGGACCACAAAAAAGCTTATGAACTTGTGACAAAACAGGAGTCGATCGTGAGGATAAATCCTGAAGGTCGCAAAATATCAAAAGAAAAAGCAAATGAAGTACGGAAGCTAGGGTTGAATGGGGTGTATATTGCAGAAGATAGTAAACGCCATTATCCATTCGGATCTTATCTTTCACACGTATTAGGGTTTGCTGGAATTGATAATCAAGGACTTACTGGACTTGAGTTGTACTATGATGAAAACTTAAGTGGTGAAAAAGGGAGAGTTTCATTTTTTTCAGATGCTAAAGGAAAACGACTTCCGGATTTAGCAGATGAATATACACCTCCTATTGATGGTTTGGATTTAAGACTAACGATTGACAGTCGAATTCAAACGATCATCGAAAGAGAATTGGATATTGCAGAGGCAACATATAATCCAGATGGTGCCATCGCCATCGCAATGGATCCGAACACAGGAGAAATATTAGCGATGTCGAGTCGACCAGATTATGACCCTGAAAATTTTAGAGAGGTGCCTCCTGAAATTTACAATCAAAATAAACCTGTATGGATGCAATATGAGCCAGGTTCGACATTTAAAATTATAACGTTAGCTGCAGCATTAGAAGAAAATGAAGTGAACTTAGAAAAAGATACATTTAATGACCCAGGACATATCGAGGTAGCCGGACGTAAATTAAGGTGTTGGAAAAAAGGTGGCCATGGTCATCAAACATTTTTAGAAGTTGTTCAAAATTCATGTAACCCTGGTTTTGTTGAATTAGGAGAGAGGCTTGGAACAGATCGCTTATTTGATTATATTGAGTCGTTTGGTTTCGGTAAAAAAACGGGGATCGACCTTCAAGGGGAAGGGACAGGGATTCTATTTAACCGTGATAATGTTGGTCCGCTAGAGCTAGCTACAACTGCTTTTGGTCAAGGTGTAGCTGTTACACCGCTTCAGCAAGTCACAGCAGTTTCAGCAGCGATTAATGGTGGATATTTATATCAACCATTTTTAGCAAAAGAGTGGGTTGATAAAGATACAGGAGAAGTGTATAGCAGTCAAACACCTATAGTCAAACGAAGAGTAATATCAGAAGATACGTCGAATCAAATTCGTCATGCATTAGAAAGTGTTGTAGCACTAGGAACAGGAAAAGGTGCATATGTTGATGGATACCGAGTTGGAGGGAAAACAGGGACAGCACAGAAAGCAAAAGATGGTCGGTATTTAGAAAATAATCATATTGTGTCATTTATCGGATTTGCACCAGCTGACGACCCACAACTTGTTATTTACGTTGCGATTGATAATCCGAAAGATACGTTACAATTCGGTGGGATTGTTGCAGCTCCTATAGTTGGTAAGATGATGGAAGATAGTTTACGAGCGATTGGGGTGGAAAAACGCAAAGACCAAATTGAAAAAGAATTAGCATGGAATGATGAGCCTTTAATCGAAGTTCCTGATTTAGTTGGCTTAACGGTTAACGAAATCAATCAAGCTTATTATGAATTAAGACTTGATACGTCGGGAGAAGGACCGGAAGTGTTGGCTCAGTCTCCAGAACCAGGAATGAAAGTAAATACGGGTTCAACAATAAGACTTTATATGGGTGACAAAAAAGAAACAAACGACTAA
- a CDS encoding penicillin-binding protein: protein MMEVKRAITNVRAVVIMFLFVFVFTLLLGRMVYIQANSEVNGVDLKAMAEERWTKKSKIHGERGTIYDRNGSALAQEISSYSVFAVLNKDQTSYVENPKKTAKKLAGHLDLSEETIYELLTGDKFQVEFGPSGRNLSHDKMTQIKELGLPGIHFTEEPRRYYPKQTYASHVIGYTERDMENSRLGLELSLDEYLRPEDGFIEYKTDVRGIKLPDPKENITPPKHGDDIYLTLDSNIQTALEQVMTQVESEYSPERMIAIVADPKTGEILAMSNRPSFNPNQYEQITNYLNYAVSDRFEPGSTMKVFTLAAAIEEGVYDGNAYFQSGTTQVGSARISDHNEGRGWGTITYDEGFQRSSNAAFIRIGVDHLGTDKLFEYIERFGFTEPTGIDLPNEVDSLIAQPTKINTATTSFGQGSAVTPIQQIQAATAIANDGKMMKPYIVDKIVNPETGKVVRENEPEVVGEPISKETAKQVRDLMETVVTESAGTGRPYYIEGFDVVGKTGTAQIPDPVNGGYLKGDGVNVFSFLGMAPKDDPSVIVYVAVDRPKLKSSVERGSAPVSMIFNSVMKHSLQYLNITPSMEEITEQAEQSGFQLQNYEGKTVKEVEKQLKDQGLDVIVVGSGKTIVAQQPFENRHLFAGERVILRTDGEHFAMPDIIGWSFRDVMKLSKALQLQTSMDGAGFAVVQSVKQGSTVREGDYLHVELVSPKEKNELGSSNEMIDEQENELGEEETE from the coding sequence ATGATGGAAGTCAAACGCGCAATAACGAATGTGAGAGCTGTCGTCATTATGTTTTTGTTTGTCTTTGTATTTACACTTCTCTTAGGGAGAATGGTGTATATTCAAGCTAACAGCGAAGTCAATGGTGTTGATCTAAAAGCCATGGCGGAGGAAAGATGGACGAAAAAATCAAAGATTCATGGAGAAAGAGGGACTATTTATGACCGAAATGGAAGTGCCCTTGCTCAAGAAATTAGTTCGTATTCCGTCTTTGCAGTATTAAACAAGGATCAAACAAGTTATGTAGAAAACCCTAAAAAAACTGCGAAAAAACTAGCGGGACATCTCGATTTATCAGAAGAAACAATATATGAGTTACTAACAGGTGATAAATTTCAAGTGGAATTTGGTCCGAGTGGTAGAAATTTAAGTCATGATAAAATGACTCAAATTAAAGAACTTGGACTACCAGGCATTCATTTTACTGAAGAACCACGCCGGTATTACCCGAAACAAACATATGCCTCTCATGTCATTGGGTATACAGAAAGAGATATGGAAAATTCTAGGTTAGGACTCGAATTAAGTCTAGATGAATATTTACGACCAGAAGATGGGTTTATTGAATATAAAACCGATGTACGCGGGATAAAACTTCCTGACCCAAAAGAAAATATTACTCCTCCAAAACATGGAGATGATATTTATTTAACATTAGATTCAAATATTCAAACGGCGTTGGAACAAGTGATGACACAAGTAGAGAGTGAATATTCTCCTGAGAGAATGATTGCGATCGTAGCCGATCCGAAAACAGGAGAGATTTTAGCGATGAGTAATCGTCCTAGTTTTAATCCGAATCAATATGAACAAATAACAAATTATTTAAATTATGCTGTTTCAGACAGATTTGAGCCAGGTTCGACAATGAAAGTATTTACCCTAGCAGCTGCGATTGAAGAAGGTGTGTATGATGGAAATGCATATTTTCAATCTGGAACTACTCAAGTAGGTAGCGCAAGAATTTCGGACCATAATGAAGGTCGAGGCTGGGGAACGATTACATATGATGAAGGATTTCAGCGATCATCAAATGCCGCGTTTATCCGAATAGGTGTCGACCATTTAGGGACAGATAAGTTATTTGAGTATATTGAAAGATTTGGATTTACTGAACCAACAGGTATAGATTTACCAAATGAAGTAGATAGTTTAATTGCGCAACCAACTAAAATCAATACGGCTACGACGTCGTTTGGACAAGGTTCTGCTGTCACGCCGATTCAACAAATTCAAGCAGCAACAGCAATTGCCAATGACGGCAAAATGATGAAACCTTATATTGTTGATAAAATTGTGAATCCTGAAACAGGTAAAGTGGTTAGGGAAAATGAGCCGGAAGTCGTTGGAGAGCCGATTAGTAAAGAAACGGCAAAACAAGTTCGTGACTTAATGGAAACTGTCGTTACGGAGTCGGCAGGGACTGGTCGACCATATTATATTGAAGGTTTTGATGTGGTTGGGAAAACAGGTACAGCGCAAATTCCTGACCCGGTAAATGGAGGGTATTTAAAAGGGGATGGGGTCAATGTTTTTTCCTTTTTAGGGATGGCCCCGAAAGATGACCCGAGCGTAATTGTATATGTGGCGGTAGATCGACCAAAATTGAAATCCTCCGTTGAGCGTGGCTCTGCACCTGTTTCTATGATTTTTAACTCTGTTATGAAACATAGCTTACAATATTTAAATATTACACCTTCTATGGAAGAAATAACGGAACAAGCTGAACAATCAGGTTTTCAACTTCAAAATTATGAAGGGAAGACGGTTAAAGAAGTCGAAAAACAATTGAAAGATCAAGGTCTTGATGTGATAGTTGTCGGTTCTGGAAAGACGATAGTCGCTCAACAGCCATTTGAAAATCGTCACCTCTTTGCAGGAGAGCGAGTCATATTACGAACAGATGGAGAACATTTTGCGATGCCAGACATCATTGGATGGTCTTTCCGAGATGTGATGAAACTATCAAAAGCTCTACAATTACAAACATCAATGGATGGAGCTGGATTTGCAGTTGTTCAAAGTGTGAAACAAGGTAGTACTGTTCGTGAAGGGGATTATTTGCATGTTGAATTAGTAAGCCCAAAAGAGAAAAATGAGTTGGGATCGTCTAATGAAATGATAGACGAACAAGAAAATGAGCTTGGAGAAGAAGAAACTGAATAA
- the ftsL gene encoding cell division protein FtsL — translation MSNLARQYQLPKESQYRKQREVVKTKQNGITKGEKGLIFLMVIAVLVLVSVIVANYAAIYSVKRDILNLEYSVQQQTQHNEGLQLQVIELSDPERILDIAKSEGMSLDDNKVKVIQN, via the coding sequence ATGAGTAATTTAGCCCGACAGTACCAATTACCAAAAGAAAGCCAATATCGTAAACAACGAGAAGTTGTGAAGACGAAACAAAATGGCATTACAAAAGGGGAAAAAGGCCTTATCTTTTTAATGGTCATTGCAGTTCTTGTATTAGTGTCAGTTATCGTTGCAAATTATGCAGCCATTTATTCAGTAAAAAGAGATATTCTTAATCTTGAATATTCCGTTCAGCAGCAAACTCAGCACAATGAAGGTTTACAACTACAAGTTATTGAGTTAAGTGACCCTGAGAGAATTCTAGACATTGCAAAAAGTGAAGGGATGTCACTAGATGATAATAAAGTGAAAGTTATTCAAAACTAG
- the rsmH gene encoding 16S rRNA (cytosine(1402)-N(4))-methyltransferase RsmH, with protein MFEHVTVLKKESIDGLNVKPNGLYVDCTLGGAGHSELILSKLGEDGHLFGFDQDDNALAHAKERLKQHEGKFTLIRSNFRYVKQELHNLGITEVDGILFDLGVSSPQLDEGSRGFSYHQDARLDMRMDQTASLSAYEVVNEWEYHQLVSIFFKYGEEKFSKQIARKIEQARESKPIETTDELVNLIKDAIPAPARRKGGHPAKRVFQAIRIAVNDELKVFEDALEDSFRLLRQGGRVCVITFHSLEDRICKEMMKKESKGPDLPPGLPVIPDEYKPNLKLITKKPIVPSEEELKQNNRSRSAKLRIVEKL; from the coding sequence TTGTTTGAACATGTAACGGTGTTAAAAAAAGAATCAATAGACGGCCTAAATGTGAAACCAAATGGATTATATGTGGATTGTACATTAGGAGGAGCAGGTCATAGTGAGTTGATCTTGTCAAAGCTCGGGGAAGATGGTCATCTTTTTGGTTTTGATCAAGATGATAATGCCTTAGCTCATGCGAAAGAAAGGTTAAAGCAACATGAAGGGAAATTCACGTTAATCCGAAGTAATTTTCGTTATGTGAAACAAGAATTACATAATCTTGGAATTACTGAAGTAGATGGAATTCTCTTTGATTTAGGGGTGTCATCCCCACAATTAGATGAAGGTAGCCGTGGGTTTAGTTATCACCAAGATGCCCGTTTAGATATGAGGATGGACCAAACAGCTTCTCTTTCAGCCTATGAAGTCGTGAACGAGTGGGAGTATCATCAATTAGTTTCCATATTTTTTAAATACGGTGAAGAAAAATTTTCAAAGCAAATTGCTAGAAAAATTGAACAAGCAAGAGAAAGTAAACCAATTGAAACAACAGATGAACTAGTTAATCTCATAAAAGATGCAATTCCGGCCCCAGCAAGGAGAAAAGGTGGGCATCCAGCCAAGCGGGTATTCCAAGCGATTCGGATTGCCGTAAATGATGAACTAAAAGTATTTGAGGATGCATTAGAAGATTCATTTCGTCTTTTAAGGCAAGGTGGTCGAGTATGTGTCATCACTTTCCATTCATTAGAAGACAGAATTTGTAAAGAAATGATGAAAAAAGAAAGTAAAGGGCCCGATTTACCTCCGGGTTTGCCTGTTATTCCAGATGAGTATAAACCAAATTTAAAATTAATCACGAAAAAGCCAATCGTTCCTTCAGAAGAAGAGCTTAAGCAGAACAATCGGTCTCGGTCGGCAAAACTTCGCATTGTAGAAAAATTGTAA
- the mraZ gene encoding division/cell wall cluster transcriptional repressor MraZ produces MFMGEYRHNVDEKGRLIIPAKFRDGLGDSFVITRGLDRCLFVYPQEEWKQLEAKLKTLPFTKKDARAFTRFFFSGATECELDKQGRVNIVSPLRDFAEIAKECVIIGVSNRVEIWSKGIWEEYFAESEDSFSEIAENIVDFDL; encoded by the coding sequence ATGTTTATGGGGGAGTACCGACATAATGTCGATGAAAAAGGGCGACTCATCATACCGGCAAAGTTCCGAGACGGTCTAGGCGATTCTTTCGTCATTACGCGAGGATTAGACCGTTGTTTATTTGTCTACCCCCAAGAAGAGTGGAAACAGCTTGAAGCCAAGTTAAAAACCCTTCCTTTTACAAAAAAAGATGCTAGAGCCTTTACTCGATTTTTCTTTTCAGGTGCCACTGAATGTGAATTAGACAAACAGGGGAGAGTAAATATCGTATCTCCTTTACGTGATTTTGCAGAAATTGCAAAAGAATGTGTCATTATCGGGGTATCCAATCGAGTGGAAATTTGGAGTAAAGGGATTTGGGAAGAATATTTTGCAGAATCTGAAGATTCATTTAGTGAAATAGCAGAAAACATCGTTGATTTTGATTTATAA
- the bshC gene encoding bacillithiol biosynthesis cysteine-adding enzyme BshC, with the protein MNVKASPLSPFAKIANDYSKANTMLLSFFDYYYKENNVYSTRYKELSNRKFERNRLANILVDYHKKLTYHQKALEQIERLKDERSVLVVGGQQPGVLMGPLFTYYKALTVVQLAKQQEEELGVPVIPLFWVAGEDHDFNEINHVYVEEKKSLMKFSLAHQHDKKTSLSDLHLETENAHTWVRDVFLHMNETEHTRSIFTVIESCLQKATTYTDFFSELISWVFREEGLVLLDSGAKEIRKLESSLFTELIENNEELQRLFIEQSTKLEKQGYPLPVTIDQTNANLFYLENGKREKVRKEAGVFRTNSSIFSKQQFLAIANESPELLSNNVVTRPIMQEYLLPVLAFVAGPGEIAYWATLKSVFHLFSYKVPPIVPRKSITIVEEKVDRWMQEKKVTIADVFEKKVSEKKTKWLQQHNEWDVVQIKERVMQDVKVAHEPLRAIAKEIDDTSATLAQKNLGILFHEIEKVTNKIEHRIKVQYNSELRKFDEIEKKLFPLGIPQERVYHLFYYLNEYGEEFLTRTKELNFDNDGFHKLVYP; encoded by the coding sequence ATGAATGTGAAAGCAAGCCCTCTTTCACCATTTGCGAAAATCGCTAATGATTATTCCAAAGCAAATACGATGTTATTATCTTTTTTTGATTACTATTATAAAGAAAATAATGTATATTCAACTCGTTATAAAGAACTTAGTAACCGAAAATTTGAACGGAATCGATTAGCAAATATATTGGTGGATTACCATAAAAAATTAACTTATCATCAAAAAGCTTTAGAACAAATCGAAAGACTAAAAGATGAACGTTCTGTTCTTGTTGTGGGAGGACAGCAACCAGGTGTGTTGATGGGCCCACTGTTTACTTATTATAAAGCACTAACTGTTGTTCAATTAGCGAAACAACAAGAAGAAGAATTAGGCGTCCCGGTCATCCCGTTATTTTGGGTCGCTGGGGAGGATCATGATTTTAATGAAATTAACCATGTATATGTTGAAGAGAAAAAATCGTTGATGAAATTTTCACTTGCCCACCAACATGATAAAAAAACTTCACTATCCGATTTACATTTAGAAACTGAAAATGCCCATACATGGGTTCGAGATGTGTTTTTGCATATGAATGAAACAGAGCATACAAGATCAATTTTTACTGTTATCGAATCCTGTTTGCAAAAGGCAACCACATATACCGATTTCTTTAGCGAATTAATAAGTTGGGTTTTTCGTGAAGAAGGGTTAGTATTATTAGATTCGGGCGCAAAAGAAATAAGAAAATTGGAATCCTCGTTATTTACTGAATTAATTGAAAATAATGAAGAGCTTCAGCGGCTTTTTATTGAGCAATCAACGAAGTTAGAAAAACAAGGCTATCCTTTGCCTGTTACGATTGATCAAACGAATGCAAATTTGTTTTATTTAGAAAATGGAAAACGAGAGAAAGTTAGAAAAGAAGCAGGGGTGTTTCGGACGAATTCTTCCATTTTTTCGAAACAACAATTTCTTGCAATCGCCAATGAGAGCCCGGAGTTATTAAGTAATAATGTGGTCACACGGCCGATCATGCAAGAATATTTGTTACCTGTATTAGCATTTGTTGCAGGCCCTGGAGAAATTGCTTATTGGGCAACGTTGAAGTCAGTTTTTCATTTGTTTTCCTATAAAGTTCCGCCTATCGTTCCAAGAAAGTCTATTACGATTGTAGAAGAAAAAGTCGACCGATGGATGCAGGAAAAAAAAGTGACTATAGCGGATGTGTTTGAAAAGAAAGTATCTGAAAAGAAAACGAAGTGGTTACAACAACATAATGAATGGGATGTTGTTCAAATTAAAGAACGTGTGATGCAAGATGTTAAAGTAGCACATGAGCCTTTAAGAGCCATTGCTAAAGAGATTGATGATACTTCAGCTACGTTAGCACAAAAGAATCTCGGGATCCTTTTTCATGAAATTGAAAAAGTGACGAACAAAATAGAGCATCGCATAAAAGTCCAGTACAATTCAGAGTTACGGAAGTTTGATGAAATTGAAAAGAAATTATTCCCTTTAGGTATACCTCAAGAACGAGTTTATCACCTTTTCTATTATTTAAATGAATATGGAGAAGAGTTTTTAACTAGGACTAAAGAACTGAATTTTGATAACGATGGGTTTCATAAACTTGTCTATCCGTAA
- a CDS encoding DUF3397 domain-containing protein: MVNTLAGVIATFVTLPLLGWYFIYIISVKLTKDKRKSIKWASDYSTFLFIVAVYFIMLYIWNQSFIWLILIVILITAICFTILHWKTTSDINVGKLMKGIWRFNFLLFLFLYFILSIVGLFFSIVR; encoded by the coding sequence ATGGTTAATACGTTAGCAGGTGTCATCGCTACTTTTGTTACACTTCCGTTGCTTGGATGGTATTTTATTTATATTATTTCGGTCAAACTAACGAAAGATAAACGGAAATCAATAAAATGGGCATCTGATTATTCGACCTTTCTTTTTATTGTCGCTGTTTATTTCATCATGTTATATATTTGGAATCAGTCTTTTATTTGGTTAATATTAATCGTCATTTTAATTACAGCTATTTGTTTTACAATTCTCCATTGGAAAACGACAAGTGATATTAACGTAGGAAAGTTGATGAAAGGGATTTGGCGCTTTAACTTTTTACTGTTTTTATTTTTATATTTTATATTAAGTATCGTCGGTTTATTTTTTTCGATAGTCAGATAA
- a CDS encoding 2-dehydropantoate 2-reductase, which produces MNVWIIGGGSVGLLLASYASKAGAHVTVVTNRKEQAEALRKEGVSLLRNSITSLHPVDAIPFENLSVLQTATIIFLAVKEHQVKRVLDKISKLKTNAPIVFLQNGMNHISLMQQLRSTVYVGIVEHGALKQSDVKVEHTGVGSMKIGHVQGKELELQFFWDKLSRFGYSVVVENKWLEVMKKKLIVNAVVNPLTALYEVKNGELLCDEMVVSIMKKLSQEAIIALQVKDGEDIWPYIIQVCQNTKENKSSMLRDIENGNQTEIEAISGYILREGQKHKINLPYTRDVYNKVKQKERSITDG; this is translated from the coding sequence GTGAATGTGTGGATTATAGGTGGGGGTTCTGTTGGGTTACTGCTTGCCTCTTATGCTAGCAAGGCAGGGGCTCATGTCACTGTCGTTACGAACCGAAAAGAACAAGCAGAAGCTTTACGTAAAGAGGGCGTTTCTTTGCTTCGTAACTCTATTACGTCTTTGCACCCTGTCGATGCCATTCCTTTTGAAAACTTGTCTGTGCTTCAAACAGCAACGATTATATTTCTTGCTGTAAAAGAGCATCAAGTAAAACGTGTTCTTGATAAAATTTCAAAACTGAAAACGAATGCGCCCATCGTCTTTTTGCAAAATGGAATGAACCATATCTCGCTCATGCAGCAACTTAGGAGTACTGTGTATGTAGGAATTGTAGAACATGGTGCACTAAAGCAGAGCGATGTAAAAGTAGAGCACACAGGAGTAGGAAGCATGAAAATTGGTCATGTACAAGGTAAAGAATTAGAACTGCAATTTTTCTGGGACAAACTAAGTCGTTTCGGATATTCCGTTGTGGTTGAAAATAAATGGTTAGAAGTGATGAAAAAAAAATTAATAGTGAATGCCGTGGTAAATCCGCTGACAGCATTATATGAAGTGAAGAATGGAGAATTACTTTGTGATGAAATGGTCGTATCAATTATGAAAAAGTTAAGTCAAGAAGCGATCATTGCCCTTCAGGTAAAGGATGGTGAAGACATATGGCCATATATTATCCAAGTATGTCAAAATACAAAGGAAAATAAATCATCGATGCTTCGAGATATAGAAAATGGGAATCAAACAGAAATTGAGGCAATCTCAGGATATATCCTACGAGAAGGGCAAAAACACAAAATTAATTTGCCGTATACAAGAGATGTGTATAATAAAGTAAAACAAAAAGAAAGGAGCATTACTGATGGTTAA
- a CDS encoding N-acetyltransferase, producing the protein MEKLIVKKLLINYKTLEDFENFLEYGAAELSMKEDLEGSIVENDSESPFYGIYFGDKLVARMSLYQIEAKYDRYFEPAQNYLELWKLEVLEPYQGKGYGQALVDFAKSFNLPIKTNARRRSNDFWSKMGFEPVTYQPERDRGENPYVWYPEGVSEQSAE; encoded by the coding sequence GTGGAAAAACTTATCGTAAAAAAGCTTTTAATTAATTATAAAACATTAGAAGATTTTGAGAACTTCTTAGAATATGGAGCTGCCGAACTTTCAATGAAAGAAGATCTAGAAGGTAGCATTGTAGAAAATGATAGCGAGTCCCCTTTCTATGGTATTTATTTTGGTGATAAGCTTGTCGCTAGAATGAGTTTGTATCAAATAGAAGCGAAATATGACCGTTACTTTGAACCCGCTCAAAACTATCTTGAGTTGTGGAAATTAGAAGTATTAGAGCCATACCAAGGAAAAGGATATGGTCAAGCACTAGTAGATTTTGCAAAGAGTTTTAATTTACCAATAAAAACAAATGCTAGACGTCGCTCAAATGACTTTTGGTCAAAAATGGGATTTGAACCAGTTACTTATCAACCTGAACGAGATAGAGGAGAAAACCCCTATGTTTGGTATCCAGAAGGCGTAAGCGAACAATCAGCAGAATAA